In Ictalurus furcatus strain D&B chromosome 23, Billie_1.0, whole genome shotgun sequence, a single window of DNA contains:
- the vsig10l gene encoding carcinoembryonic antigen-related cell adhesion molecule 5, with protein MSHCLVASLTLLLACSFTGTDCLLFIWPNGPTLVNAFVGTNVTLGVSYSGVTEPLVTWLNGTFILATWTIGLNTPPAIAQAYSNVLSIDQTGSLVFNKVPASYSGTYTVQMVKPGAHEASVNFTLSVYNIITAVSVVAVSQDVIEGGPPFTLSYSSMQGPVLTSTWYFKGSEVVNSSRYLITPKSLTINQPNHNDTGIYSVVLTNPFSNVTQSENITVLYGPDQPVLEVSPTKAAFVSGETVSLSCRAEGVPLPSASWVFNGQPLPSSNGTLQLAHVQASQSGVYKCVLVNSRTSMGITRNVTINVLGLSGSAIAGIAAGVPCAILLLLLFAGLIYLSFHCYKKKATQNLRYPIAGAVKKAVISQPELTKPQHLLTSGFKLPPPYNPHHHQAQSERSGWLPLGIPPVRMATTV; from the exons ATGTCTCATTGTCTAGTGGCCAGTCTAACACTTCTGCTCGCGTGCAGCTTTACAG GCACTGACTGTTTACTATTCATCTGGCCCAATGGACCTACGCTGGTTAATGCTTTTGTGGGCACCAACGTGACACTTGGCGTTTCGTATAGCGGAGTCACCGAGCCTCTAGTGACGTGGTTGAACGGGACATTTATCCTGGCCACGTGGACCATAGGCCTCAACACTCCTCCAGCCATCGCCCAGGCGTACAGCAATGTCTTATCCATCGATCAGACCGGATCTCTGGTCTTCAACAAGGTTCCCGCCAGCTACAGCGGCACATACACGGTGCAGATGGTGAAGCCCGGGGCTCATGAAGCTTCAGTCAACTTTACACTATCGGTGTACA ACATCATCACAGCCGTTTCTGTGGTCGCGGTCTCGCAAGACGTTATAGAGGGAGGACCGCCGTTCACACTGTCTTACAGCTCGATGCAAGGACCGGTCTTGACTTCAACGTGGTACTTTAAAGGCTCGGAGGTGGTGAACAGTTCTCGGTACCTGATAACTCCGAAGAGTCTGACCATCAATCAGCCGAACCACAACGACACGGGGATCTACAGTGTGGTGCTCACAAATCCATTCAGTAACGTGACACAGAGCGAGAACATCACGGTGCTgt ATGGACCAGATCAGCCGGTTTTGGAGGTCAGTCCCACAAAAGCAGCCTTTGTTTCTGGAGagactgtctctctgtcctgccGAGCTGAAGGTGTACCGCTTCCCTCGGCCTCGTGGGTGTTTAACGGCCAGCCGCTGCCCAGCTCCAACGGCACACTGCAACTCGCCCATGTTCAGGCGAGCCAGAGCGGCGTTTACAAGTGTGTTCTGGTTAACAGCAGGACCAGCATGGGTATTACGAGGAACGTCACCATAAACGTCTTGG GCCTTAGCGGGTCAGCCATTGCTGGTATAGCTGCCGGAGTTCCGTGCGCCATCCTCCTACTGCTGCTCTTCGCAGGCCTCATCTACCTCTCTTTCCACTGCTATAAAAAGAAAG CAACTCAAAATCTCAGATATCCCATCGCAGGAGCCGTGAAGAAA GCGGTTATCAGTCAGCCTGAACTGACCAAACCTCAGCACCTGCTGACCAGCGGCTTTAAACTGCCTCCACCCTACAATCCCCACCATCACCAG GCGCAGAGTGAACGTTCAGGCTGGCTGCCGTTAGGAATTCCACCTGTCCGAATGGCCACTACGGTGTAA
- the LOC128599768 gene encoding kelch-like protein 10, whose product MTRYDVLNEMRLKEEQCDVVLRVDKVEFKVHKIILCARSPYFRALFTKEARSDQTVYTFSNVSPDIMELIIHYMYTQDVRVTSDNVQALLVMADYLLMRDLVRNCCDFLTEHLSCCEITVLPN is encoded by the exons ATGACACGGTACGATGTGCTGAACGAGATGCGGTTGAAGGAGGAGCAGTGCGACGTGGTCCTCAGAGTGGACAAGGTGGAATTCAAGGTCCATAAGATCATCCTGTGCGCGCGCAGCCCGTATTTCag AGCCCTGTTCACGAAAGAGGCCCGCTCGGATCAGACGGTGTACACCTTCTCGAATGTATCTCCAGACATCATGGAGCTTATAATCCACTACATGTACACCCAGGATGTTCGAGTCACCTCTGATAATGTGCAGGCTCTGTTGGTCATGGCCGATTACCTGCTCATGCGAGACCTTGTTCGCAACTGCTGCGACTTCCTGACAGAACATCTCAGCTGCTGTGAGATAACCGTGCTTCCCAACTGA
- the etfb gene encoding electron transfer flavoprotein subunit beta, whose product MTGRVLVGVKRVIDYAVKIRVKPDKTGVVTDGVKHSMNPFCEIAVEEAVRLKEKKLVKEVVAVSCGPQQVQETIRTALAMGADRGIHVEVSGKDYESLGPLQVSKILAALAKNEDASLIILGKQAIDDDCNQTGQMTAALLDWPQGTFASEVTFEGDKLKVVREIDGGLETIKINTPAVVTADLRLNTPRYATLPNIMKAKKKKIASVKPGDLGVDMSSRMEVLRVDEPPQRQAGMKVESVEELVAKLKEAGSI is encoded by the exons ATGACCGGCCGGGTTCTAGTCGGAGTTAAGCGGGTTATTGACTACGCCGTAAAG atccGAGTCAAGCCTGACAAAACCGGCGTGGTTACGGATGGCGTGAAACACTCGATGAACCCTTTCTGTGAGATCGCAGTGGAGGAGGCTGTCCGACTGAAGGAGAAGAAACTGGTGAAGGAGGTTGTGGCTGTAAGCTGTGGACCTCAGCAAGTCCAG GAGACCATCCGTACAGCGCTGGCTATGGGGGCAGACCGCGGCATTCACGTGGAGGTTTCCGGAAAGGACTACGAGTCTCTCGGGCCTCTGCAGGTGTCCAAGATCCTCGCCGCGTTGGCCAAGAACGAGGACGCTTCCCTCATCATCCTCGGGAAACAG GCTATCGATGACGACTGTAATCAGACGGGTCAGATGACGGCCGCTCTGTTGGACTGGCCCCAG GGGACCTTCGCCTCCGAGGTGACGTTCGAGGGAGATAAACTGAAAGTGGTGCGAGAGATTGACGGAGGACTGGAGACCATTAAAATCAACACGCCTGCGGTGGTGACTGCCGACCTCCGCCTCAACACACCCCGATACGCCACACTGCCCAACATCATG aaagccAAGAAAAAGAAGATCGCCAGCGTGAAGCCAGGAGACCTGGGAGTGGACATGAGCTCTCGGATGGAGGTGCTGCGGGTGGACGAGCCGCCACAGAGGCAGGCTGGAATGAAAGTGGAGTCGGTGGAGGAGCTGGTGGCTAAGCTGAAGGAGGCAGGAAGCATATAA